A single genomic interval of Selenobaculum gibii harbors:
- a CDS encoding RNA recognition motif domain-containing protein produces MTKTLYVGNLPWSTTDEALMEAFSAYGGVVSSRIITDRETGRSRGFGFVEVDDSDADKMVSAMNGTDFGGRQIVVNEAKPRQD; encoded by the coding sequence GTGACGAAAACTCTCTATGTCGGCAATCTACCATGGTCAACTACAGACGAAGCGTTAATGGAAGCTTTCAGTGCTTATGGCGGTGTAGTATCGAGTAGAATTATTACAGATAGGGAAACTGGTCGCTCAAGAGGTTTTGGTTTTGTAGAAGTTGATGATAGTGATGCCGATAAGATGGTATCAGCTATGAATGGTACAGACTTCGGGGGTAGACAAATCGTGGTTAACGAAGCAAAACCTCGGCAAGACTAA
- the yqeK gene encoding bis(5'-nucleosyl)-tetraphosphatase (symmetrical) YqeK produces the protein MEFNELKKILMTKLTNKRYQHSLGVADTAALLAKRFGCCIEKAKIAGLMHDCARAFSNEELLLMASDLEIQVGAIERKSPVLLHAYVGAMIIEKTYGIFDVEIQQAIRNHTTGGKSMGLLDKIIYLADVIEPSRNFSGVEKLRELAKQDLDVAVLAALDQSIIHIIMQKGLVHPDTIFARNELLLKDEYMDG, from the coding sequence GTGGAATTTAATGAGCTAAAGAAAATTTTAATGACAAAGTTAACGAATAAAAGATATCAGCATTCTCTGGGAGTTGCTGATACGGCGGCGTTATTAGCAAAGCGCTTCGGCTGTTGTATTGAAAAAGCGAAGATAGCTGGACTTATGCATGACTGTGCAAGAGCATTTTCAAATGAGGAATTACTGCTTATGGCGAGTGACCTTGAAATCCAGGTTGGGGCGATTGAGAGGAAATCACCAGTTTTATTACATGCTTACGTTGGTGCCATGATTATTGAGAAGACCTATGGGATATTTGATGTCGAAATACAACAAGCGATTCGTAACCATACAACGGGTGGGAAAAGCATGGGGCTTCTTGATAAGATTATTTATTTGGCTGATGTAATTGAGCCATCACGTAATTTTTCTGGAGTTGAAAAATTGCGTGAATTAGCAAAGCAAGATTTAGATGTAGCCGTTTTAGCTGCATTAGATCAATCTATTATACATATCATAATGCAAAAAGGTTTAGTTCACCCTGATACAATTTTTGCGCGTAATGAACTTTTGTTAAAGGATGAATACATGGATGGGTAA
- a CDS encoding LCP family protein yields MGKLNQKVRKKRRLRIDRCILLIIILIVACFAIGFLIKGVYAVGQNAYQFCQNISQDYQKRMSFQAKFQSEKFKNYTNILLIGVDDGDIDNAGMAKRADALMMMSINHETGSLEIVSIPRDTYVNIPGRNTLGRIAQAYSYGETQLTVRTVEELLKIPINHYIVVDWDTFVGVIDTLGGIDLYVENDMYYEDPYANLVIDLKKGFQHLDGVSAGKYVRYRSDDLADIGRVQRHQRILKAIYTQALHVDAIVKIPEIFDIINKNVTTSLSAFDVAKIIKYVDHVSQDSIRTQMIPGDLKTMNNENVWVINEGELNRLLDQIFIDNDKIKTE; encoded by the coding sequence ATGGGTAAGTTAAATCAAAAAGTACGAAAAAAGCGGAGACTTAGGATAGACCGCTGTATTCTGCTGATTATTATTTTAATTGTCGCATGTTTTGCAATTGGCTTTCTTATAAAAGGTGTATATGCGGTGGGGCAAAATGCATATCAATTTTGTCAGAATATAAGTCAAGATTATCAGAAGAGAATGAGTTTCCAAGCGAAGTTTCAGAGTGAAAAATTTAAAAATTACACGAATATACTTCTCATTGGTGTCGATGATGGTGATATTGATAATGCAGGGATGGCAAAACGGGCTGATGCTCTAATGATGATGAGCATCAATCATGAGACGGGAAGTTTAGAAATAGTATCAATTCCAAGGGATACTTATGTAAATATTCCGGGGAGAAATACACTGGGACGTATAGCACAGGCGTATAGTTATGGGGAGACACAATTGACGGTAAGAACTGTCGAAGAGTTATTAAAAATTCCGATAAACCATTATATTGTGGTTGACTGGGATACTTTTGTTGGAGTCATAGATACTCTTGGGGGAATTGATTTATATGTTGAAAATGATATGTATTATGAAGATCCTTATGCAAATTTAGTCATTGACTTAAAAAAAGGATTTCAACATTTAGATGGAGTATCTGCTGGGAAATATGTACGGTATCGAAGCGATGATTTAGCTGATATCGGGCGAGTTCAAAGACATCAGAGAATATTAAAGGCAATTTATACACAAGCTCTGCATGTAGATGCTATTGTTAAAATACCGGAAATATTTGATATCATAAATAAAAATGTTACGACAAGCTTGTCAGCCTTTGATGTAGCAAAGATAATAAAGTATGTAGATCATGTGAGTCAAGACTCAATAAGAACCCAAATGATTCCTGGAGATTTAAAAACGATGAATAATGAAAATGTTTGGGTGATAAACGAGGGCGAATTAAATCGTCTTCTAGATCAAATATTTATTGATAATGATAAAATAAAAACTGAGTAG
- the rsfS gene encoding ribosome silencing factor, whose translation MNIKSEKLSEMIAKAASDKKARDIVIMDMKDISLVTDYFIVCSANSSTQVKAIADNIEDELGRENIFFTHKEGYREGRWILLDYNDCVVHIFVEEERQFYNIERLWGDAPTTRYED comes from the coding sequence ATGAATATTAAAAGTGAAAAATTAAGTGAAATGATAGCAAAAGCAGCGAGTGATAAAAAGGCTCGAGATATTGTAATTATGGATATGAAAGACATATCTTTAGTTACAGATTACTTTATTGTGTGTAGTGCAAATTCTAGTACACAAGTTAAAGCGATAGCAGATAATATAGAGGATGAATTAGGAAGAGAAAACATCTTTTTCACACATAAAGAAGGATATCGTGAAGGCAGATGGATATTACTAGACTATAATGATTGTGTAGTACACATTTTTGTTGAAGAAGAACGTCAATTTTATAATATTGAACGTTTATGGGGCGATGCGCCGACAACTAGATATGAAGATTAG
- a CDS encoding CvfB family protein, whose product MSDKENNRLKPSTVATLEVVRKSEMGAFLDAGTGNTSDDILLHKTQQIRSVEIGEKVDVFLYLDPKGRLTASMRVPQMRVGQIARVNIINTSKDGAFVDVGAERGIFMPYAGMRGKVQVGEKVWAKLYIDKSGRLAVTMEVEDELRRASKPAEGIKVGDKVKGTVYNYTDQGAFIFTEARNIAFMYNGEMISRPRVGEEVEVRVTFLREDGRLNVSMRPVKENAIVVDAEKILNLLKTRGGKMPYSDETSAEVIKDKFNISKSAFKRAMGSLLKNELIEQKDGWTFLKNNE is encoded by the coding sequence ATGAGTGATAAAGAAAATAACAGACTAAAACCAAGTACAGTTGCTACTTTGGAAGTAGTAAGAAAAAGTGAAATGGGTGCTTTCTTAGACGCTGGCACAGGGAATACTTCTGATGATATTTTATTGCATAAAACGCAGCAGATTCGTTCGGTTGAAATAGGTGAAAAGGTGGATGTTTTTTTATACCTTGATCCTAAGGGGCGGCTTACTGCGAGTATGAGAGTGCCGCAAATGCGAGTTGGACAAATAGCCCGTGTGAATATTATCAATACGAGTAAAGATGGTGCTTTTGTGGATGTTGGAGCTGAGCGTGGTATTTTTATGCCATATGCAGGCATGCGCGGTAAAGTACAAGTTGGTGAAAAAGTATGGGCAAAACTATATATTGATAAATCAGGACGACTTGCAGTTACTATGGAAGTTGAAGATGAATTAAGAAGAGCTTCAAAACCAGCGGAAGGAATTAAAGTTGGCGATAAAGTAAAAGGCACGGTTTACAATTATACTGATCAAGGTGCATTTATTTTTACTGAAGCGCGCAATATTGCCTTTATGTATAATGGCGAAATGATTTCTAGACCTAGAGTAGGGGAAGAGGTAGAAGTTAGAGTTACTTTTTTGCGCGAAGATGGCAGATTGAATGTATCTATGCGCCCAGTGAAAGAAAATGCCATTGTAGTTGATGCTGAAAAAATTCTAAATTTACTCAAAACTCGTGGTGGTAAAATGCCTTATAGTGATGAAACCTCAGCAGAAGTAATAAAAGATAAGTTCAATATTAGTAAATCTGCTTTTAAAAGAGCAATGGGATCATTATTAAAAAATGAGCTAATTGAACAAAAAGATGGATGGACATTTTTGAAAAACAACGAATAA
- a CDS encoding chemotaxis protein, translating to MSDNTVDKKGILLETGTNEFEIVEFNIGKVSYGINVAKVREVINRDSVTVTKMPQVHPFVDGLFTLRGRVMPLVNLPRCLNEGGEIEPKNIIVTEINNYNMGFLVDTVSRIHRISWTEMEPAPNVGDTSMVVGVIKMSDKIVLLLDFEKIIAEINPEINAKLTTFEDTHDDIKEKRTKQPIVVAEDSPMLRDLLVGTLHEAGYRNVHEYSNGKLAWEALSRISREDKPVSESVKMIISDIEMPQMDGHHLLTLVRADQRLKEVPLVFFSSLINDEMRRKGESIGANGQISKPEIAQLIDLIDTLIFGKHD from the coding sequence ATGAGTGACAATACTGTTGATAAAAAAGGAATTTTACTAGAAACTGGTACAAATGAATTTGAAATTGTAGAGTTTAATATTGGTAAAGTTAGTTATGGAATTAACGTAGCAAAAGTTCGTGAAGTTATCAATCGTGATTCGGTTACCGTTACTAAAATGCCACAGGTTCATCCATTTGTAGATGGTTTATTTACTTTACGTGGCAGAGTAATGCCTTTAGTCAATTTACCGCGTTGTTTAAATGAAGGTGGAGAAATTGAGCCTAAAAATATAATTGTTACGGAAATTAATAATTATAATATGGGATTTTTAGTCGATACTGTATCAAGGATACATCGCATTTCATGGACTGAGATGGAACCTGCTCCTAATGTTGGAGATACATCTATGGTTGTTGGTGTAATTAAGATGAGTGATAAAATTGTTCTTTTGCTTGACTTTGAAAAGATCATTGCTGAAATTAATCCTGAAATTAATGCAAAATTAACTACTTTTGAAGATACTCATGATGATATTAAGGAAAAAAGAACGAAACAGCCGATTGTTGTAGCGGAAGATTCTCCAATGTTACGTGATCTTTTAGTTGGAACATTACATGAGGCTGGATATCGTAATGTACATGAATATAGTAATGGTAAATTGGCATGGGAAGCGTTAAGTAGAATTTCTAGAGAAGATAAACCAGTGTCGGAAAGTGTAAAAATGATTATTTCTGACATTGAGATGCCGCAAATGGACGGACATCATTTATTGACATTGGTTCGTGCAGATCAACGTTTAAAAGAAGTACCTTTGGTATTTTTCTCTTCGTTAATTAATGATGAAATGCGCCGTAAAGGTGAGTCTATTGGTGCAAATGGTCAGATTTCAAAACCAGAAATTGCACAATTGATAGATTTAATTGATACTTTAATTTTTGGTAAGCATGATTGA
- a CDS encoding glycerol-3-phosphate responsive antiterminator, protein MEQKNICDKLFSEGAIVPAVRTVDDFKFALNIKSSSIILLFGDIIILPSIIQEAKKHNKRILVHLDLLGGIGKDRSGIRYLARIGVTGAITTKPQLVKFAREEGMIVIQRLFVMDSEALKSGINLLRNCRPDAVEILPASVPKSIIEELVKETNLPILAGGLMHTMEDIELAIQNGVHAVSTSKRELWK, encoded by the coding sequence ATGGAACAAAAAAACATCTGTGATAAGTTATTTTCGGAAGGAGCAATAGTTCCTGCAGTAAGGACGGTAGATGATTTTAAATTTGCTTTAAATATAAAATCATCTAGCATTATATTACTTTTTGGAGATATTATTATTTTGCCGTCTATCATTCAAGAAGCTAAAAAACATAATAAACGTATTTTGGTTCATTTAGATTTATTGGGTGGAATAGGTAAAGATCGGTCAGGGATTAGGTATCTCGCACGCATAGGTGTTACTGGAGCCATTACAACAAAGCCACAGCTAGTAAAATTTGCTCGCGAGGAAGGGATGATCGTCATTCAAAGATTGTTTGTAATGGATTCTGAGGCTTTAAAGTCAGGCATAAATTTATTAAGAAATTGTCGTCCTGATGCCGTTGAAATTTTACCAGCATCTGTTCCAAAATCAATTATTGAGGAATTGGTCAAAGAAACAAACTTACCTATTTTAGCTGGTGGGCTTATGCATACGATGGAAGATATTGAGCTGGCTATTCAGAATGGAGTTCATGCTGTTAGTACAAGTAAACGTGAGCTTTGGAAGTGA
- a CDS encoding MIP/aquaporin family protein, translating into MEGLILMENLLGEIFGTAVLTCMGCGVVANVILKGNKGEGSGWIVITAGWGFACMLGVFTAVSLGAPQADLNPAVTLAKTMNGVYQPGHAVVTMVAETFGAFLGAVVAWAAYLPHWEATEDQATKLGVFSTGPAIRSYGANFLCEAIGTFMLMFLIWVIFNANNGQLPAGFGPYLVGMLIWALGLSLGGPTGYAINPARDLGPRIAHAILPIPGKGSSDWAYSWVPILGPLAGGAVAYFVAKAINLI; encoded by the coding sequence ATGGAGGGACTTATTCTCATGGAAAATTTATTAGGCGAAATTTTTGGTACCGCAGTACTTACTTGTATGGGGTGCGGCGTAGTTGCAAACGTTATCTTAAAAGGTAACAAAGGTGAAGGCAGCGGATGGATTGTAATCACTGCTGGATGGGGATTTGCGTGTATGTTAGGTGTTTTCACTGCGGTTTCATTAGGAGCTCCACAAGCTGACTTGAACCCAGCTGTTACACTTGCTAAAACTATGAATGGTGTTTATCAACCAGGTCATGCTGTTGTAACTATGGTTGCTGAAACATTTGGTGCTTTCTTAGGTGCTGTTGTTGCTTGGGCTGCTTATCTTCCACACTGGGAAGCTACTGAAGATCAAGCTACAAAATTAGGTGTATTCTCCACTGGCCCTGCTATTCGTAGCTATGGTGCAAACTTCCTTTGCGAAGCAATTGGTACTTTCATGCTTATGTTCTTAATCTGGGTAATCTTCAATGCAAACAATGGTCAATTACCTGCAGGTTTCGGCCCTTATTTAGTTGGTATGTTAATCTGGGCTTTAGGTTTAAGCTTAGGTGGTCCTACTGGATATGCAATCAACCCTGCTCGTGACCTTGGACCTCGTATAGCTCATGCGATTTTACCTATCCCTGGAAAAGGTAGCTCTGACTGGGCTTATTCTTGGGTGCCAATTCTTGGACCTCTAGCTGGTGGTGCTGTTGCATACTTCGTTGCGAAAGCTATCAACTTAATCTAA